In Cervus canadensis isolate Bull #8, Minnesota chromosome 6, ASM1932006v1, whole genome shotgun sequence, one DNA window encodes the following:
- the LOC122443678 gene encoding low molecular weight phosphotyrosine protein phosphatase-like, which yields MAEQVTKSVLFVCLGNICRSPIAEAVFRKLVTDQNISDNWRIDSAATSTYELGNPPDYRGQACMKKHGIPMSHVARQVTKEDFATFDYILCMDESNLRDLNRKSNQVKNCRAKIELLGSYDPQKQLIIEGPYYGNDADFETVYQQCVRCCRAFLEKVR from the coding sequence ATGGCTGAGCAGGTGACCAAGTCGGTGCTGTTCGTGTGTCTGGGTAACATCTGTCGATCACCCATCGCAGAAGCGGTTTTCAGGAAACTTGTAACTGATCAAAACATTTCAGATAATTGGAGGATAGACAGTGCAGCAACATCCACGTATGAACTAGGAAACCCTCCTGATTATCGGGGGCAGGCTTGCATGAAGAAGCATGGTATCCCCATGAGTCACGTTGCCCGACAGGTTACCAAAGAAGACTTTGCCACTTTTGATTATATACTATGTATGGATGAGAGCAATCTGAGAGATTTGAATAGAAAAAGTAATCAAGTTAAAAACTGCAGAGCGAAAATCGAACTACTCGGGAGCTATGATCCACAAAAACAACTTATCATTGAAGGTCCCTATTATGGCAACGACGCGGACTTTGAGACCGTCTACCAGCAGTGCGTGCGGTGCTGCAGGGCCTTCCTGGAGAAGGTCCGCTGA